A single Mangrovimonas sp. YM274 DNA region contains:
- a CDS encoding OmpA family protein — MKKIYSLLCLLMCVAASYGQNAHTEKADELFESYQYVDAIDAYLKLVDNNKADTYVYKQLGDCYYNVFNTEEAAKWYAKATQTTQDAETYYRYAQTLKSQGKYEEANKQMDVFAKMMPEDQRAITHMKNPNYVPSLADQSKLFEVGNVGINNQEQADFGSVLSNDNTLYFVSSRGTNRKDNWTNSPYLDIYQSVRNDDGTLSEPEELKSLNTPFHDGPITLSTDGNTMIFARDGHSTGNYKKIKKHKVKVGQQGLYSATKEDGKWGNIQALPFNSTEYSVSHPSLSADGKTLYFASNMPGGFGDTDIWKVSVNGNSYGTPENLGANVNTAGKEGFPFISEDHILYFASTGKQGLGGFDIFKVDLSKNEDAINLGKPVNTKSDDFSFSVNTKYNIGYFSSNRSGVDNIYTAIPVCIAEAVALVKDANSGSVLANASVSILDNQSNVIATKTNEANGTAAFGVECETAYYFTVARQGYKTATVEVAPSKGGTTNVTVVLEPEHELITETEVKLNNIYFEFDKSNITQQGAFELDKLVAIMNDYPEMEILVRSHTDTKGNQEYNQKLSERRAQATMQYLISKGIAKERLSAKGMGSSEPKIDCKSNCTKEEDAQNRRSEFLIVKK, encoded by the coding sequence ATGAAAAAAATATACAGTCTTTTATGTTTGCTGATGTGTGTTGCAGCAAGCTACGGACAAAATGCCCACACCGAAAAGGCAGACGAACTATTTGAGAGCTACCAATATGTAGACGCCATTGATGCCTATTTAAAATTGGTAGACAACAATAAGGCCGATACCTATGTGTACAAGCAATTGGGAGATTGCTACTACAATGTCTTCAATACCGAAGAAGCGGCAAAATGGTATGCTAAGGCTACGCAAACCACGCAGGATGCAGAAACCTATTACCGTTATGCGCAAACTCTAAAGTCGCAAGGAAAATATGAGGAGGCCAACAAGCAAATGGATGTGTTCGCTAAAATGATGCCGGAAGACCAACGCGCTATTACCCACATGAAGAATCCAAATTATGTACCTAGCTTGGCAGATCAATCTAAGTTATTTGAAGTTGGTAATGTTGGTATTAACAACCAAGAGCAAGCTGATTTTGGGAGTGTGCTTTCTAATGATAACACCTTGTATTTTGTGAGTTCTAGAGGAACTAACAGAAAAGATAACTGGACTAACAGTCCTTATTTAGATATTTACCAATCTGTAAGAAATGATGATGGTACGTTATCTGAACCAGAGGAGTTAAAAAGTTTAAATACGCCTTTTCACGATGGTCCAATTACGTTAAGTACCGATGGGAATACCATGATTTTTGCTCGTGATGGACACAGTACCGGGAACTATAAAAAGATAAAGAAGCACAAGGTTAAAGTTGGACAACAAGGGCTTTATAGTGCCACCAAAGAAGATGGGAAATGGGGTAATATCCAAGCATTGCCATTTAACAGTACGGAGTATTCTGTGAGTCACCCAAGTTTAAGTGCCGATGGTAAAACATTGTATTTTGCCTCCAACATGCCTGGTGGTTTTGGAGATACCGATATCTGGAAAGTAAGTGTTAATGGAAATTCTTATGGGACTCCTGAAAACTTAGGAGCCAATGTTAATACGGCCGGAAAAGAAGGATTCCCTTTTATTAGTGAAGACCACATTTTGTATTTTGCTTCTACTGGAAAGCAAGGTTTGGGAGGTTTCGATATTTTTAAAGTGGACTTGAGCAAAAATGAAGATGCTATTAACCTGGGAAAGCCTGTAAATACTAAAAGCGATGATTTCTCTTTTAGTGTAAATACAAAATATAATATTGGGTATTTTTCATCCAATAGAAGCGGTGTAGACAATATTTATACAGCAATCCCTGTTTGTATTGCAGAGGCTGTAGCTTTGGTGAAAGACGCTAATTCTGGTTCTGTTTTGGCAAATGCCTCAGTATCAATTTTGGACAATCAAAGTAATGTCATTGCCACCAAAACTAATGAGGCAAATGGTACTGCCGCATTTGGTGTAGAGTGTGAAACAGCTTATTATTTTACGGTAGCAAGACAAGGGTACAAAACAGCAACTGTTGAAGTGGCTCCTAGCAAAGGAGGTACCACTAATGTAACAGTGGTATTGGAACCTGAGCATGAATTGATTACCGAAACAGAGGTGAAGTTGAACAATATCTATTTTGAATTTGATAAGAGCAATATCACCCAACAAGGCGCCTTTGAATTGGATAAGTTAGTGGCCATTATGAACGATTATCCAGAAATGGAAATCTTAGTGCGTTCACATACCGATACTAAAGGTAACCAGGAATATAACCAAAAACTATCAGAAAGACGTGCACAGGCCACTATGCAGTACTTGATTTCAAAGGGTATTGCCAAAGAGCGCCTTTCTGCTAAAGGAATGGGAAGTTCAGAACCTAAAATAGATTGTAAATCTAACTGTACTAAAGAAGAGGATGCACAAAATAGACGCTCAGAATTCTTGATCGTTAAAAAGTAA
- a CDS encoding choice-of-anchor J domain-containing protein, with product MKNKLQATVAKTALFLRRDFHVDVNSFTGMDLLKGKLKLLLTIGVFFLLSTKGFSQLANESFDSGVPATWTLLDNEVGAAQWGATTDGYLGTNAVSVNPSADNIGDTNTAEYFLVTPQFTVPANGELHFYTKQATDVDNGATYEIRVSTAAQPDIFGFNVTLETYSESDLGTEYEQQIVDLSSIAGVDVYVAFVAVNTQNGAAPTGDEWFIDDAEVLEGCADIATADIDISDLTTEGGLVTWTHPSATNFNLDVVPAGALPDDITTAVDGTSYTITGLEGGMSYDVYVQAVCDNGTVSAWTGPVNFTTNELGLSCDEAIVISDLSEPFILEDNLSNYSNPDIVYDTAGANCISGVPSTWNMLNGDKIFLSYTPEEDGLVNFYQSTATGASAGENCWNAYSTVLIYESCEDVGVTCLDGINTTTSNMNASLEGFLAEAGNTYIIVISSNLTMNAGICFTFEMQGSSCAPPTGIDYSDLTATSVSMSWENVGGFADSWEYAVVPTGDPAPTTGIVATSSLTDNLIDTGLVAGTTYDFYVRSICGGTTGAWANPYTFTTQCETFPVPFYEDFTGVNSSTPEPCWYSINVNEDQFQWGYLTGYPTLPTLDTPGNNNDIYSSPRLNFTDQPKRLVYKHRATNGTSTYSIKLSTTGIGAENFTTEVLPETVITNGAWEEVTVELPIVSGEVNIAWVVTPNPEENATRLSIDDILIENIPTCPQPSDLATGTIQTTTAELTWTAGSDETEWEVMVQAPGAGVPTEPGDFSQPGVVTDQNPYTAEGLNHATHYEYYIRAICGEGDYSEWVGPFEFTTLCESFDVPYFESFNDEDPESYKFCWSVNNANGDNVQWTTLPDMAAVQTSIFAPPTGFDDWFISPAINVNGGLNKLEFDYKVLFSALFPANRFGMEVLISTTDTDPSSFTVLDPLFEITNSNFETKTLYFEADAGTIYVAFRVPPEFDVEDGFSHLHLDNVSIEGADDCQTPTGLFVSGVTGSSANINWSAGYDETAWNVAVQPAGVGLPTNTTATVDETTFTASGLEPGTEYEVYVQASCGDSSSGWVGPVSFVTACNAFDTPFIETFDSDSETEVCWSIPTGGWELDNVNSTYEGDQSAAVFTPQSINDFLITPTINVQPNQRLRFFYRAAYNAGYPDHFKVFMSTSGNDPASMNIELYDSATDGPVNNTSYIEKIINIPLSGELNFGFQIASSGQILIIDNVIVEDIPSCPEPTNVVLSSITDEGFTAIWDSNGSEDSWEIAVIPFEEDAPVGDVDPAYSYIADTNPFTVTGLTEASKYNVYVRAICSDTEKSEWSGPTELNTRCDFDNLCEYTITLIDENYPTFPAVDVYQNGYLVQTLVFYNGDDTFPEYTLFLCTGVEFELYMNTGGWNPDQYANWEVILEDYQGEEVAHITGLPPQQTFYTGIAQCGEVSCPQPTDLTANGAAGFSWTPGGDETQWEVAVQPLENGTLPQSGTVVDTPSYVPTADDFVFDNAGTYEYFVRAICSDGETSYWSGPYDFAVGDDISTAVNLPINEGEDCEEAIVDVTFRNATLSPEALSCGDEVESDIWFEFTATSRVQMFMIDGFENPLHAGTANTVEPFPHITMTLYKELTDGSLEEMGCTFDNLFVASYSTELVVGDNYKLRLSLTTPEVSTRTFKLCATTPNDLCSINAPNGGFENPSGVAFSGSYQNSVDQAVIPGWTQSVVIAESNSSYLFFWETVNNSFFPIYEGGQSVTLIGPDGSQPDDTIKGIYRDFDTSEITQMFYTFAHLPRSTGNTIQLFAGPPEGPYVNIREEAGNVGSWANYSGAYNVPEGQTTTRFIFRNKYSGYGVILDATNFVANNSINTFTNDQLDCTNNSIQMSAEGTGTWISAEDNPGPVLISDASSREVTVSGFTVPGTYTFIWQTRYCDDMVTVEYDGIEESPVVESPIMYCVDEVAEQLTATIEGEYTLLWYTEAVGGTGSEIAPTPDTSVAGTTSYYVGYVDANGCEGPRSEIVVEVNDVTTPTTDFTYEDVYCPDSGTAMPVLSEEFTLGGSFSSQTGLDINTDTGEINVATSTPGEYTITYEIVEDADICLLGGMSTYTVTILDNLTSEISEDCVDASIVLTAAPVGDAYNPDEVEYVWTDASGEVVGENSSTFNVTEYAMNNINATVPTQFMVTVTLGGCSTSASYTVEKFSCGEIPKGISPDGNGKNDTFDLTGFQVVKLSIFNRYGTEVFNFSGSYTNQWGGQTNDGEELPTGTYFYSIETQNGTNETGWVYINRAK from the coding sequence ATGAAAAACAAGTTACAAGCAACTGTAGCAAAAACTGCCCTCTTTTTGCGAAGAGATTTTCATGTGGATGTTAACTCATTCACTGGAATGGACCTCTTAAAAGGGAAGTTAAAACTTCTATTGACGATAGGAGTCTTTTTCCTTTTATCAACCAAAGGATTTTCACAATTGGCTAACGAATCATTCGACAGTGGTGTGCCGGCAACATGGACACTTCTTGACAATGAGGTAGGAGCTGCTCAATGGGGAGCAACTACCGATGGGTATTTAGGTACCAACGCCGTATCTGTAAATCCTAGTGCGGATAATATTGGTGATACTAACACCGCCGAATATTTCTTGGTAACGCCTCAGTTTACTGTTCCTGCGAACGGTGAATTACATTTCTATACGAAACAGGCAACTGATGTAGATAATGGAGCTACTTACGAAATTAGAGTGTCTACGGCAGCACAGCCTGATATTTTTGGGTTCAACGTAACCTTGGAAACCTATTCAGAGAGTGATTTAGGGACAGAGTATGAGCAACAGATTGTAGACTTGTCTAGTATAGCAGGTGTTGATGTATATGTAGCTTTTGTGGCTGTGAATACACAAAACGGTGCTGCGCCAACAGGTGATGAGTGGTTTATTGATGATGCCGAAGTGTTGGAAGGTTGTGCTGATATTGCTACAGCCGATATTGATATCTCCGATTTGACTACTGAAGGAGGTCTAGTGACCTGGACACATCCATCGGCTACCAATTTCAATTTAGATGTAGTACCTGCAGGGGCTTTACCTGATGATATTACCACTGCTGTAGATGGTACTTCTTATACCATTACAGGTTTGGAAGGAGGTATGTCTTACGATGTATATGTACAAGCAGTGTGTGATAATGGTACGGTAAGTGCTTGGACAGGTCCTGTAAACTTTACTACTAACGAGTTGGGATTATCTTGTGATGAGGCTATTGTAATTTCAGATTTGTCAGAGCCTTTTATACTTGAAGACAACTTGAGCAACTACAGTAACCCTGATATTGTTTACGATACAGCGGGGGCGAACTGTATTTCAGGCGTGCCTTCTACATGGAATATGTTGAATGGAGATAAAATATTTTTATCCTATACACCAGAAGAAGATGGTTTGGTAAACTTTTATCAAAGTACAGCAACGGGCGCCAGTGCTGGTGAAAACTGTTGGAATGCGTATTCAACAGTATTAATATATGAGAGTTGTGAGGATGTTGGAGTGACTTGCTTGGACGGAATCAATACTACAACCAGTAATATGAACGCATCTTTGGAAGGCTTTTTGGCAGAAGCAGGTAATACCTATATCATTGTCATTTCTTCTAACCTTACAATGAATGCCGGAATCTGTTTTACTTTTGAAATGCAAGGCTCTTCTTGTGCGCCTCCAACCGGAATTGATTATAGTGATTTAACGGCTACTAGTGTGTCCATGTCTTGGGAAAACGTTGGTGGTTTTGCCGATTCTTGGGAGTATGCAGTGGTGCCAACTGGAGATCCAGCACCTACAACAGGTATCGTGGCGACGTCTTCTTTAACAGACAACCTTATCGATACAGGTCTGGTAGCAGGAACTACTTATGATTTTTATGTAAGATCTATTTGTGGTGGTACTACAGGTGCGTGGGCTAATCCTTACACCTTTACTACACAATGTGAAACGTTTCCTGTTCCATTTTATGAGGACTTTACCGGAGTTAACTCAAGTACTCCAGAGCCATGTTGGTATAGTATTAATGTAAATGAAGATCAGTTTCAATGGGGGTACCTTACAGGATATCCTACCCTTCCAACTTTGGATACTCCTGGAAATAATAACGATATTTATTCATCTCCAAGATTGAATTTTACCGATCAACCAAAACGTTTGGTTTATAAGCATAGAGCTACCAATGGAACTTCTACGTACTCTATTAAATTATCGACTACAGGTATTGGAGCAGAGAATTTTACAACGGAAGTGTTACCAGAAACCGTGATTACCAATGGTGCATGGGAAGAGGTTACCGTAGAACTTCCAATAGTATCAGGCGAAGTAAATATTGCTTGGGTAGTAACGCCTAACCCAGAAGAAAATGCAACGCGTTTATCGATTGATGATATTTTAATAGAAAATATACCTACGTGTCCACAGCCTTCAGATTTGGCCACAGGAACTATTCAAACAACGACTGCGGAATTGACTTGGACTGCAGGTAGTGACGAAACAGAATGGGAAGTAATGGTACAAGCACCAGGAGCTGGTGTACCAACAGAGCCGGGAGATTTTTCTCAGCCAGGCGTGGTGACAGACCAAAACCCATATACCGCAGAAGGCTTAAACCATGCTACGCATTACGAATACTACATAAGAGCTATTTGTGGAGAAGGTGACTATAGCGAGTGGGTAGGGCCTTTTGAATTTACAACCCTATGTGAAAGTTTTGATGTACCATACTTCGAATCCTTTAATGATGAGGATCCTGAAAGCTACAAGTTCTGTTGGTCAGTAAACAATGCCAATGGTGATAATGTACAGTGGACTACTTTGCCAGATATGGCAGCTGTGCAAACATCTATATTTGCACCTCCAACAGGTTTTGACGATTGGTTTATTTCTCCAGCTATTAACGTGAATGGAGGATTGAATAAATTAGAATTTGACTATAAAGTATTGTTCAGTGCTTTATTCCCTGCCAATAGATTTGGAATGGAAGTTTTGATTTCTACAACAGATACCGATCCTTCAAGTTTTACCGTATTGGATCCGTTGTTTGAAATTACCAATTCTAATTTTGAAACCAAAACATTGTATTTTGAAGCGGACGCAGGAACTATTTATGTAGCCTTTAGAGTACCGCCAGAATTTGATGTTGAGGATGGGTTCTCTCATTTACATTTGGATAATGTAAGCATTGAAGGTGCTGATGACTGTCAAACACCAACGGGTCTTTTTGTGTCTGGTGTAACTGGAAGTTCTGCAAACATTAACTGGAGTGCAGGATACGACGAAACGGCTTGGAATGTTGCCGTGCAGCCTGCAGGTGTTGGATTGCCAACAAATACTACTGCTACTGTTGACGAAACTACCTTTACTGCTTCTGGATTAGAACCAGGAACAGAATATGAAGTATATGTACAAGCCTCTTGTGGCGATTCAAGTAGTGGATGGGTTGGACCTGTAAGTTTTGTTACTGCTTGTAATGCTTTCGATACACCGTTTATAGAAACTTTTGATTCCGATTCCGAAACTGAGGTATGCTGGAGCATTCCAACAGGGGGATGGGAATTGGATAACGTTAATTCCACTTACGAAGGAGATCAATCTGCAGCTGTTTTTACACCGCAAAGTATTAACGACTTTTTGATTACGCCAACTATTAATGTGCAGCCAAACCAAAGATTGCGTTTCTTCTACAGAGCAGCGTACAATGCTGGCTACCCTGATCATTTTAAAGTGTTCATGTCTACTTCAGGGAATGATCCGGCTTCAATGAATATAGAATTGTATGATTCTGCAACAGATGGTCCAGTAAACAATACCAGTTACATTGAAAAAATTATCAATATTCCTTTATCAGGAGAATTGAATTTTGGATTCCAAATAGCGAGTTCAGGACAGATCTTGATTATTGATAATGTGATTGTTGAAGATATTCCTAGTTGTCCTGAACCAACAAATGTGGTTTTAAGTTCGATTACCGATGAAGGTTTTACAGCAATCTGGGATAGTAATGGAAGTGAGGATTCTTGGGAAATCGCTGTCATTCCTTTTGAAGAGGATGCGCCTGTAGGGGATGTAGACCCTGCGTATTCTTACATCGCAGATACTAACCCGTTTACTGTGACAGGCTTAACAGAGGCCAGTAAATATAATGTGTACGTTCGCGCCATTTGTAGTGATACAGAGAAGAGTGAATGGTCAGGGCCGACCGAGTTAAACACGAGATGTGATTTTGATAATTTGTGTGAATACACCATTACCTTAATTGATGAAAACTACCCTACGTTCCCTGCCGTGGATGTATATCAAAATGGATATTTGGTACAAACCTTGGTTTTCTACAATGGAGATGACACGTTCCCTGAGTATACTTTATTTTTATGTACAGGCGTAGAATTTGAATTGTATATGAATACGGGAGGATGGAATCCTGATCAATATGCCAACTGGGAAGTGATTTTGGAAGATTATCAAGGAGAAGAAGTGGCGCATATTACAGGGCTTCCACCACAGCAAACTTTCTATACGGGAATTGCTCAGTGTGGCGAGGTAAGCTGTCCACAGCCAACAGATCTAACAGCCAATGGTGCTGCAGGCTTCTCTTGGACTCCAGGGGGTGACGAAACCCAATGGGAAGTGGCGGTACAGCCTTTAGAGAATGGAACGCTTCCGCAATCTGGAACGGTTGTGGATACACCATCTTACGTGCCAACAGCTGATGATTTTGTATTTGACAATGCAGGTACTTACGAGTACTTTGTAAGAGCCATTTGTAGCGATGGGGAGACTAGTTATTGGTCAGGTCCGTATGATTTTGCGGTAGGAGACGATATCTCTACTGCTGTGAATCTTCCTATTAATGAAGGAGAGGATTGTGAAGAAGCTATTGTGGATGTAACCTTTAGAAATGCAACTTTATCACCTGAAGCTTTATCTTGTGGAGATGAAGTGGAATCTGATATCTGGTTTGAGTTTACAGCGACTTCTAGAGTACAGATGTTTATGATCGATGGGTTTGAAAATCCATTGCATGCTGGAACAGCAAACACGGTGGAGCCTTTCCCTCACATTACGATGACCTTGTACAAGGAATTAACAGATGGTTCCTTGGAAGAAATGGGTTGTACTTTTGATAATTTGTTTGTAGCTAGTTACTCTACCGAATTGGTAGTGGGTGATAACTATAAATTACGATTAAGTTTAACAACTCCTGAAGTAAGTACGAGAACGTTCAAATTATGTGCGACTACACCAAATGATTTATGTTCTATAAATGCACCTAATGGTGGTTTTGAAAATCCATCTGGTGTTGCGTTTTCAGGTTCTTATCAGAATAGTGTGGATCAAGCTGTGATTCCGGGATGGACACAGTCTGTGGTAATAGCCGAATCAAATTCTTCGTATTTGTTCTTCTGGGAAACGGTGAATAACTCATTTTTCCCAATATATGAAGGTGGACAGTCTGTAACATTAATTGGTCCAGATGGTTCTCAGCCAGATGATACTATTAAAGGGATCTATAGAGATTTTGATACGTCAGAGATTACGCAGATGTTCTACACCTTTGCACATTTACCACGTTCTACAGGAAATACCATTCAGTTATTTGCTGGGCCACCTGAAGGCCCGTATGTAAATATTCGTGAAGAAGCTGGAAATGTGGGGTCTTGGGCAAATTATTCAGGAGCTTATAATGTTCCGGAAGGTCAAACAACCACACGATTTATTTTTAGAAATAAATACTCAGGGTATGGAGTGATTTTGGATGCAACTAATTTCGTAGCAAACAATTCTATTAATACGTTTACTAATGACCAGTTGGATTGTACAAACAACAGTATCCAAATGAGTGCAGAGGGTACAGGGACATGGATTTCTGCAGAAGATAACCCTGGACCAGTATTGATCTCCGATGCCTCTTCAAGAGAAGTTACTGTTAGTGGATTTACAGTGCCTGGAACGTATACCTTTATTTGGCAAACACGTTACTGTGACGATATGGTAACTGTTGAATATGATGGTATCGAAGAGAGTCCAGTGGTTGAGTCGCCAATCATGTATTGTGTGGATGAAGTAGCTGAGCAATTAACAGCAACGATTGAGGGTGAATACACATTGTTGTGGTACACTGAGGCCGTTGGAGGCACAGGTTCTGAAATAGCGCCAACACCAGATACGTCGGTAGCAGGAACAACTTCCTATTATGTTGGGTATGTAGATGCCAATGGATGTGAAGGACCACGTTCCGAAATTGTAGTGGAAGTGAATGATGTTACAACGCCAACGACAGACTTTACTTATGAAGATGTATACTGTCCGGATAGTGGAACTGCTATGCCAGTATTGTCTGAAGAATTTACTTTAGGCGGATCGTTCAGTTCGCAAACAGGATTAGACATCAATACGGATACTGGTGAAATCAATGTAGCCACTAGTACACCTGGTGAGTACACCATTACATATGAAATTGTTGAAGATGCCGATATCTGTTTGTTAGGAGGAATGAGTACTTATACTGTTACCATCCTAGATAACTTGACTTCTGAAATTTCAGAGGACTGTGTTGATGCTAGCATTGTATTGACAGCAGCTCCAGTAGGTGATGCTTATAACCCAGACGAAGTAGAGTATGTTTGGACTGATGCTAGTGGAGAAGTGGTAGGAGAAAACTCCAGCACTTTCAATGTAACTGAATACGCAATGAACAATATCAATGCTACGGTACCAACACAGTTTATGGTAACGGTAACACTTGGAGGATGTAGTACCTCGGCGAGTTATACTGTTGAGAAATTCTCTTGTGGAGAGATTCCTAAAGGAATTTCACCTGATGGCAATGGTAAAAACGATACGTTTGATTTAACAGGTTTCCAAGTAGTGAAATTAAGCATCTTTAACCGTTACGGTACAGAAGTGTTTAACTTCAGCGGAAGCTATACCAACCAATGGGGTGGTCAAACCAATGATGGAGAAGAGTTGCCAACAGGAACTTATTTCTACAGTATCGAAACCCAAAATGGTACGAACGAAACAGGATGGGTTTATATAAACAGAGCAAAGTAA
- a CDS encoding type IX secretion system membrane protein PorP/SprF, translating to MKKLYVTLVFALLMMVSGKAQQDPQYTQYMYNMNVINPAYAGSKDNLSIGLLYRSQWVDIEGAPKTATFSIHSPVGEKVGMGLSVISDNIGPVEENNVYADFSYTLNLGGEHRLAFGMKAGATFQNIGLFSDINSSLVIGDDEAFNQNTSNTYLNIGSGFFYYTDKYYVAFSVPNMLKSTHLDVTNNGQEYTFGSEELHYFLTGGYVFDLSENTKFKPSFMLKSAFNAPTSLDVSANVLFFERFELGASYRLDDSFSGLANFAITPNLRVGYAYDAITSDLSGGTSGSHEIMVLFDLNFAKKVSVSPRFF from the coding sequence ATGAAAAAATTATATGTGACCTTGGTCTTTGCACTTCTCATGATGGTTAGTGGTAAAGCCCAGCAAGACCCGCAGTACACACAGTATATGTACAACATGAATGTGATTAACCCAGCTTATGCTGGTTCTAAGGACAATTTATCCATAGGCTTGTTGTACAGATCGCAATGGGTAGATATTGAAGGAGCGCCTAAAACAGCTACCTTCTCTATCCATAGTCCAGTAGGAGAGAAAGTAGGAATGGGATTGTCTGTTATCTCTGATAACATTGGACCGGTTGAGGAAAATAATGTCTATGCCGACTTCTCTTATACCTTGAATTTAGGAGGTGAGCACCGCTTAGCCTTTGGTATGAAAGCGGGAGCTACTTTTCAAAATATTGGATTGTTCAGCGATATCAACTCTTCTTTGGTTATTGGTGATGATGAAGCCTTTAATCAAAATACAAGTAATACCTATTTGAACATTGGTTCAGGATTCTTTTACTATACAGACAAGTATTATGTAGCGTTTTCTGTGCCAAACATGTTGAAAAGTACGCATTTGGATGTTACTAACAACGGGCAGGAATACACCTTTGGATCGGAAGAATTACACTATTTCTTAACAGGGGGATACGTATTTGACCTTTCAGAAAACACAAAGTTCAAACCGTCCTTTATGTTGAAATCGGCTTTCAATGCACCAACATCTTTGGATGTATCGGCCAATGTATTGTTCTTTGAGCGTTTCGAATTGGGAGCGTCCTACCGTTTGGATGATTCCTTTTCAGGATTGGCAAACTTTGCCATTACACCTAACCTAAGAGTAGGATATGCCTACGATGCCATCACTTCTGATTTAAGTGGGGGTACTTCAGGATCGCACGAGATTATGGTGTTATTCGACTTGAACTTTGCCAAAAAAGTATCTGTGTCACCAAGATTTTTCTAA